The genomic stretch GACGACGGCAACACCGACCGTGTCTTTGCTGCTCGAAATATCGCCGTGATACATGTCTTACTCCTCCTTGGGTTTGCCGGTGTCCGTCTAGACAACCAGATGCTGGTGGATCATCTCGTCGCTGAGCTGGCCGATCGGGCCACTGACAGCGACGCTGCCGCGATTGAGAATGGCGAAACGCTGCGACGCGCGGCGGGCAAAGGCGATGTTCTGCTCGACAAGCACGATCGTGAGCCCGCGCGTACGATTGAGGTCGATCAGCACGTTCTCGATCTGCTCGACGATGTTGGGCTGGATGCCTTCCGTCGGCTCGTCGAGCAGCATGATCTTGGGATCTGACAGCAGGGCGCGCGCAATGGCGAGTTGCTGCTGCTGGCCGCCGGACAGGTTGCCGCCGCGGCGACCAAGGAATTCCTTGAGGATCGGGAAAAGCTCGAGCACCCATTCCGCGATCCGCCCGCCGCCTTTGGCGGCGAACGTTCCCACCATGAGGTTTTCCCGCACCGTGAAGCCAGGCAGGATGCCGCGCCCTTGCGGCACGTAGCCGATACCGGCCAGCGCGCGCTTGTGCGTGGGTTGGTCGACCAGTTCCTCGCCGTCGAGTCGTATCGAACCGGTCGTGCGGCTCATCAAGCCGAGGATCGTGCGCAGCAGTGTCGTCTTGCCGACGCCGTTGCGGCCCAGCACGGAAAAGAAATCGCCCGCGCCGACGTTCAGCGACACCGACTGCAGCGCACGGCTGCGACCATAGAAGCCATCGACATTGGCAAGCTCAAGCATGGCCGATTCCTCCCGAGCCGAGATAGGCGTCACGCACGGCTTGGTTGGATTCGACCTCGGCGATCGTTCCTTCGGCGAGCAGCTTGCCCTGATGCATGACTGAGATGGTCTGCGCGATGTCGCGCACGAAGCCCATGTCGTGCTCGACCACGATCAGCGTGTGCTTGCCGCGTAGCCGGCAGAAGAGGTCGGCAGTCTTCTTCGTCTCCTGCTGAGTCATGCCGGCGGTCGGCTCATCCATCAGGATGAGCAAAGGATCCTGCGCCAGGATGAGTGCGATCTCGAGCCACTGGGTCTGTCCGTGCGACAGATGCGCGGCCGGCGTCGCCAGTTCCTCCTCGAGGCCGACAAGCTCGGCCAGCCGTTCGATTTCGGCCTTGTCACCACCCTGGCCGAAACTGAACAGATTCGCCAGAACGCCCGGCCTGCTCGAGCGACCGATATGCAAATTGTCGCGCACGCTGAGATCGCGAAATACGCTCGGCACCTGGAACTTGCGACCGATGCCGGTGCGGGCGATGGCGTGCTCGCTGAGGCGATGGATGGGCTTGTCGCGGAAGTACACCGCACCCGCCGCCAGCCGGGTCTTGCCGCAGATCAGATCCAGCGCCGTCGTCTTGCCGGCACCGTTCGGCCCTATGAGGCAGCGCAGCTCGCCCTTCGCCACGCGCAGCGTCAAGTCCGACACGGCGACGAAGCCGCTGAAGGTGACACGCGCCTGGTCGATCAGAAGCTGGGCCTCGGTCATGACAGGCTCTCCAGATGGCGGGGATTGCTTTCCACGTCCTTGCGCTCCGGCTGTTCGGTGGTTGCTAAGCGCTTGCGCTCGAAGCGGCCTCCGATTGCCTCCAGAGCGCCGGCGATGCCTTTCGGCAGGAACAGCACGACAAGGACAAAGAGCAGGCCCATGACGAGCGTCCAGCTGTCGAGGAAAGTCTCCGATTCGGACAGCGCGCCTTGCATACCGGCCACGACGAGCGCGCCGACCATGGCACCGACCAGGCTCTGGCGGCCGCCAACGGCAACCCAGATGACGACGGAGAGGGAAAGCGGCACACCCATGAAGGTCGGCGAGGCGAACTCCATGACGATCGTGTAGAGCATGCCGGCGAGGCCGGCGATGGCGCCTGAGACGGCGAAAATGAACATCTTGTAGAACGCGACGTCATAGCCGAAGAAGCGGACGCGATCTTCCTGATCGCGAATTGCTTGCACGATGAGGCCGGCTTTGCTCTTGGTCACCGCCAGGGCAATGAACAGCGAGGCTGTCAGGCAGATCGCAACGAGGTAATAGCTCGCCGAGCCATAGGCATCGAAGGCAAAACCGGCGACATCGAACTGGGCCAGATCGGTGATGCCGTTGAAGCCGCCTGTGTAGGCCTGCTGATCGATGATGACGAGTTGCACCACGACCATGGCGGCCAGCGTGATGATGGCGGCATAGACCCCGGTGACGCGGCCACGGAACATGAACCAGCCGAGAAGTGTCGCGAACAGCACCGGCACGACAATGCCGGCCGCCACGCCAAAGCTCATCGAATAGAAGGGCTTCCAGAACCACGGCAGTTCCGGAACATTGTTCCAGACCATGAAATCGGGCAGCCCGTCCGGACCGGTATGGACGGGGATGGTCTTCAGTTTCAGCGCCATTGCCATGCAATAGGAACCGAGGCCGAAGGTGGTGGCCTGGCCGAGGTTAAGGATACCGGCGTAGCCCCAGGAAAGGCTCAGCGCGATGGCGAGCATGCCGAGCACGAGATAGCGCGCGTATTTGTTGAGCAGGAACGCGTCGTCGAGGAAGACGGGCACGACCAGGATCGCCAGGCATACCAGCGCGCAGATCGCGATTTCTGTTTTTGTCTTGCCGGACACTATGCTGTTTCCCTGGTTCTGATCGGTAACGGTTCAGGTCCGCACGCGCGCGGTGAAGAGACCTTGCGGCCGGAAGCGGATGAGGACGACTATGGCGAGCAGGACGAGCGCCTTGGCGATCGTGTCGTTGGAGTAGAAGGCGAGGTAGCCGGAGAGCTCGCCAAGAATGCCGGAGCTTGCCAGCGTTCCCATCAGGCTTTGCGTGCCGCCGAGAACGACGACCATGAAGGCATCGACGACATAGCCGGTGCCCATCTCGGGTGAGACGCTCTTCAGCGGCGAGACCAGCGCGCCGGCCAGACCGGCAATACCCGCCCCGTAAGCGAAGGTCAGCCGATAGATACGGCCGGCGTTGATGCCGCAGCTCGAGGCGACGGAGCGGTTCTGGGTAATGGCCCTGAGCTTCAGACCGAAATTGGTGTAGCGGTAGATCCCCCAGGTCAAGCCGAACAGCGCAAGCGACACAAGCAGTATGAAAAGGCGATAGGCCGAGTCCGTCGCGCCGAGGATGGTGACACTTTTCGAAAGAGACTCCGGCATCTGCACGTAGCGAAGCTCGCCGCCCACGGCCAGGCGCACCGCTTGCTGCGCGATCACGCCAATGCCCCATGTCGCCAGGATGGTATCGAGCAGCCGGTCGTAGAGCCGGCTGATGACCAGCACTTCCACCAACCAGCCGACGGCAGCCATGATGATGAAGATCGGCAGCAGGCTGGCGATCAACCCCATGCCGAACTGGGTCTGCAGGGCCCAGGCGGCATAGGCGCCGAGCATCACGAACTCGCCATGCGCGAGATTGATGACGCCCGTGACGCCGTAGATGATGGCGAGGCCGAGCGCCACCAGCATCAGGATCGATGCGATGCTGAGGCCGGTCATGAGCTGCGATACGAGGATGTCCATTTCACGCCTTTGGGCACACCGTTGGAAAGGGCGGCGCCGCGGGTGGCGCCGCCAATGCGAGTTGCGGTCTCAGATCTGCTTGAGGCCTTCGGCCGTGCACTTCTGGTTCGGGTAGGCCTTGTAAGGCACCGGCTCCAGCCAGTCGGCGGACTGCTTCAGGATCTTGAACTGGCCGTCGGCCTGGCATTGGCCGATCTTCGGCCACAGCCAGGTGTGGAGGTTCTCCGGCTCGATGCGGACCTTGCCTTGCGGCGCCACCATTTCCTGGCCCTTCACAGCCTCGCGGATGGTGTTGGGCGTGATATCGCTGCCTGCCAGCTTCTCCACCGCTTGCTTGAACAGGTGGACCTGGAAGTAGGACGGTTCGGAGACGAAGTGCGTGACCTTGTCGGCGCCCCAGCGCTTCTTGTAGGCGTCGACGAATTTGTGGTTCTCGGGCGAGTCCCACACCATGAAATACGGCGCGGAGGTGAAGTGGCCCGCCGCCGCCTCGCCGCCCATCGCCGCCACTTCGTTTTCGGAGGTGGTGAGGCTGGCCATCGGCATGGTTGCGGGATCGAGGCCTGCGGCATGGTACTGGCGGTGCAGGGCAACGACGGAGTCGCCGACGACTGTCGAGAAGATGACGTTCGGCTTTTCGGCCTTCAGCTTGTTGATGACGGAAGAGAATTCCGAATGGCCAAGCGGAACATATTCCTCCGCCACGACCTCGGCGCCAAGCTCGGCCAGCAGCTTCTTGCAGTAATTGTTCTCTTCCTTCGGATAGATGTAGTTCGACCCGATCAGGTACCAGCGCTTGCCGAACGTCTTGACCAGCCAGGGAACGAAATCATCCTGCTGCTGATTGGGCACCGCACCGGTATAGATGACGTTCTTCGAGCACTCGCGGCCCTCATAAAGCGTCGGGTACCAATAGAGGTTGTTCTGCTTCTCGAACACCGGCAGTACGGCCTTGCGGCTGGCCGACGTATAGGAGCCGAACACCGAAACGCATTTGTCGGACAGCACCAGCTTGCGCGCCTTCTCGGCAAAGGTGGCCGGGTCGGACGCCGGGTCCTCGACCACTGGTACGATCTGCATGCCGTTGATGCCGCCGGCGGCATTGATCTCCTCGATGGCCATGATCGTCGCCTTGTTCAGCGATTCCTCGATGATGGCGGTCGTGCCGGTCAGCGAGAAAAGCACGCCGACCTTGATCTGGCCGTCGGCCGCGCGTGCCAGTGAAGCATTCTTGTTCCAGATATGCGGGAATCCAACGAGAGACACTGTGCCGAGCGCGGCGGTGGCCTTCAGAAAACTGCGACGGTCCTTGTTCATTTTTTCTCCCCTGAAAATGAAAAAAGGCCTCGAAGCGATCCGCCGGAGGCAGATCGTTTCGAGGCCTCATTGCCTTTGATGTGCGCGGCTGGACGCCGCTCGCGAACCCTGTCGTTCGCAACAAAAAACCCCACGTTCCGCTTCCGCGAATGCCGTGAGGTTCCGTTACCTGTATTTCGCCAGCGGCATCGTTGCCGCCAATTCAAAAACGCTAGCTGAGAAGATCGTGCGAGTCAACAATGGCATTGGCAACGGCGCCGATCGTGACGCGTCGCTCCATCGCTTGCCGGCGAAGATAGTTATAGGCCTCTTCCTCAGTGATGTTCTTCACGCGCATCAACACCGACTTTGCCCGCTCCACACTACGCATCGTACGCAGGCTCTCGTCGAGCTTGTCGATACGGCCGCGCAGG from Mesorhizobium sp. 113-3-3 encodes the following:
- the urtE gene encoding urea ABC transporter ATP-binding subunit UrtE, with the protein product MLELANVDGFYGRSRALQSVSLNVGAGDFFSVLGRNGVGKTTLLRTILGLMSRTTGSIRLDGEELVDQPTHKRALAGIGYVPQGRGILPGFTVRENLMVGTFAAKGGGRIAEWVLELFPILKEFLGRRGGNLSGGQQQQLAIARALLSDPKIMLLDEPTEGIQPNIVEQIENVLIDLNRTRGLTIVLVEQNIAFARRASQRFAILNRGSVAVSGPIGQLSDEMIHQHLVV
- the urtD gene encoding urea ABC transporter ATP-binding protein UrtD, with protein sequence MTEAQLLIDQARVTFSGFVAVSDLTLRVAKGELRCLIGPNGAGKTTALDLICGKTRLAAGAVYFRDKPIHRLSEHAIARTGIGRKFQVPSVFRDLSVRDNLHIGRSSRPGVLANLFSFGQGGDKAEIERLAELVGLEEELATPAAHLSHGQTQWLEIALILAQDPLLILMDEPTAGMTQQETKKTADLFCRLRGKHTLIVVEHDMGFVRDIAQTISVMHQGKLLAEGTIAEVESNQAVRDAYLGSGGIGHA
- the urtC gene encoding urea ABC transporter permease subunit UrtC is translated as MSGKTKTEIAICALVCLAILVVPVFLDDAFLLNKYARYLVLGMLAIALSLSWGYAGILNLGQATTFGLGSYCMAMALKLKTIPVHTGPDGLPDFMVWNNVPELPWFWKPFYSMSFGVAAGIVVPVLFATLLGWFMFRGRVTGVYAAIITLAAMVVVQLVIIDQQAYTGGFNGITDLAQFDVAGFAFDAYGSASYYLVAICLTASLFIALAVTKSKAGLIVQAIRDQEDRVRFFGYDVAFYKMFIFAVSGAIAGLAGMLYTIVMEFASPTFMGVPLSLSVVIWVAVGGRQSLVGAMVGALVVAGMQGALSESETFLDSWTLVMGLLFVLVVLFLPKGIAGALEAIGGRFERKRLATTEQPERKDVESNPRHLESLS
- the urtB gene encoding urea ABC transporter permease subunit UrtB, with product MDILVSQLMTGLSIASILMLVALGLAIIYGVTGVINLAHGEFVMLGAYAAWALQTQFGMGLIASLLPIFIIMAAVGWLVEVLVISRLYDRLLDTILATWGIGVIAQQAVRLAVGGELRYVQMPESLSKSVTILGATDSAYRLFILLVSLALFGLTWGIYRYTNFGLKLRAITQNRSVASSCGINAGRIYRLTFAYGAGIAGLAGALVSPLKSVSPEMGTGYVVDAFMVVVLGGTQSLMGTLASSGILGELSGYLAFYSNDTIAKALVLLAIVVLIRFRPQGLFTARVRT
- a CDS encoding transporter substrate-binding domain-containing protein produces the protein MNKDRRSFLKATAALGTVSLVGFPHIWNKNASLARAADGQIKVGVLFSLTGTTAIIEESLNKATIMAIEEINAAGGINGMQIVPVVEDPASDPATFAEKARKLVLSDKCVSVFGSYTSASRKAVLPVFEKQNNLYWYPTLYEGRECSKNVIYTGAVPNQQQDDFVPWLVKTFGKRWYLIGSNYIYPKEENNYCKKLLAELGAEVVAEEYVPLGHSEFSSVINKLKAEKPNVIFSTVVGDSVVALHRQYHAAGLDPATMPMASLTTSENEVAAMGGEAAAGHFTSAPYFMVWDSPENHKFVDAYKKRWGADKVTHFVSEPSYFQVHLFKQAVEKLAGSDITPNTIREAVKGQEMVAPQGKVRIEPENLHTWLWPKIGQCQADGQFKILKQSADWLEPVPYKAYPNQKCTAEGLKQI